In Bdellovibrio sp. ArHS, the sequence TCCTTCGCCAAACCTTTGGTTTTAAAACGAACAACACCTTTATTGCCTTTTTTAATATGCTCTAAAGCTTTTTGCAGAGGCCATTCTTGATAAGGAGAATTCACATGCGGAGAACGTCCCGCCGCTTTGGCTTCTTCCCGTTGCTTTTCAATTTCTTCATCAGTCAAAAAGCAGTAATAGGCCTTGCCTTCATTTAATAGCTGGTCCGCATATTTTTTGTAAATATCCTGACGCTGACTTTGGCGATAAGGTCCTAACGGTCCCACATCTTGCAACGTTTTTGGATCGACACCTTCATCCCAAAGAAGATTCAGCCACACTAGATCGTCCACCACACCACGCAGAGACTCTTCCGTCGAACGCGCCTCATCAGTGTCTTCAATACGCAAGATAAACTCGCCGCCATTTTTCTTAGCAAAAAGATAGTTGTAAAGAGCCGTTCGGGCCCCCCCGACATGCAAATACCCTGTGGGAGACGGTGCAAAACGAACGCGCGGATGCGGTGAAATTTTTGAGGTCATGAGAACTCCAAGTTGCCCGAGGCACAAATAAAAAAGGCCTGGTTAGAAACCAAGCCTAAAACTTATATTCTTTTTTTACCTAAGTCCACCACATCAAGGTGGGGGCCGACTAGCCCGTGATTCCGAAGATGGCTTTCACTTCTTCTTCCATAAAAAGCTCTTCTTGGCTGGTCGCCAAAGTCAGCTCTTTCAAAAGAAGACTGCGCGCAGAATCAAGCATCTTGCGCTCGCCAAAAGAAAGCTCTTTGTCCGCTTTCAAGAGGAATAAATCGCGTAAAACTTCAGCAATTTCGAAAACGGAACCCGTTTTGATCTTTTCCATGTACTCGCGGTACCGGCGGTTCCAAGTTTGATTGTCGATTTTGATGTCTTTTTCTTTAAGAATTCCAACGACCTTGTTGGCTTCATCCTTCGAAATGATCGGACGAAGCCCCGCAGATTTCACGTTCGTAGTAGGGATCATGATTTTTAAGCCAGTGTCGACCAGTTGCATGTTGTAGAATGTTGTTTTAGTTCCCAACATTTCTTTGATTTCAATAGAAACCACTTTCACAACGCCATAGCCGGGATAAACAGCATTATCACCAACATTAAACGTCTGCATTCGACCTCCCCCTTAGATTGGACAGAGTTTCAACCTCGTCTGTTCTATCAAATCTGACGCAAGTTATCAAACGAGAGCGGGGTGTTAGGAAATATTTTCAGAGGGATCTTCAGAAGCAAAAAGGCCTGGGATAAACCAGGCCTTTTTTAAATAGTTTCAAATACTTAAACCATAAAATTAGAGTTCAGTCGCGGTGTATACAAGAGCAAAAGCTTGCGAGCCATTCTTACCTTGCGGAACTTTAAAGCCTTTTACCGTGAGCTTATAAGATCCAGCCGGAAGGCCGGATTTTTCGATCATTTCAAGGTTGTTCACGTGATCATTCATGCTCAGCGTCTGACCGTTAGGAAGAGTCAAAACCAAGTCTAAGTCATTTACTAGAGCTTGCGCTGCATTTGCAGATCCCGGAGCATCCGTCCAAACAAGGTTCGCGTAGAGTTTACCTTCACGAGACAGTGTAAAGTCGTAAGAAACTTCCTGACCTTGCGCAACGCCCTGGCGATTGTCGACGAACTGAGTTTTGGACCCCAAGTTTACGATATTCTGAACGTCTACACGACCATAACCCTCGTCTGAATTTGGACGACGAGTCAAAATCTCTTGCCCACGCGAGGCCCCGATTTCACCGAACTGACCTGGATACATATCCACAGCCGTATGAATCATTGTCGCCTTCAACAATGCGGCTGAAGGTTTTTGAATGTTGAGCTTTTCAACCAACACCTGACGAGCCACAGCTGCAGCCCCCGCCGTCAGAGGTGTTGCCATTGAAGTGCCGCCAGACCAAACATAGTCTTTGTTGTAAGCGCCCCACAATTCCGAAGCGTCTTTTTGTTGAGACTTCACGCTTAAGATGTTTGTGCCTGGAGCCACGATATCTGGCTTCACACGACCGTCTGCCGTGGGCCCGCGAGACGAGAACATCGCCAGACCATTTTCGTTGTTAGAGATGTAATCGCTGTAGATGGGCTCTGCAGGCCATTCGTCCTTCGCGGCTCTCAACTTGCTGATAGGCACTTGAATACCACCGGTTGTAACGACGTTTTCAGAAGCCCCTACCGTCAAAACGTTCTTAGCTGTGCCAGGAGAAGCCATGGAGTTTGCATCGATACGACCGTCTTTATTCTTGTCCGCGCCACTGTTTCCAGCCGCGAAAAGAACCAGCATATCCGGATTGTCGTATAACCAAGTATCTACTTGAACCGCGAAATTATCGTAGGCACCAAACGTACGTGCTCCCCCCCAAGAGTTAGTGTGGATGCTGGCGCCGTCAGCTTGAGCTTTAGCAAACAAATCTCCCAACTTGGATGGAACACTTAGATTTTTAAGCATCGGTGACCACATACCTTCAGCCACCATTTTTGCTTCATAAGCTCCGCCCTTTAGCAGACCATTTGAAGCCGTGCCGCGCCCCATGACGGAACCGGCAACGTGCGTCCCATGTCCCATCGGATCATCCCAAGTTTTTGACCAAAGACCGAAGGGGTAACCAGAGATCACACCACCGGCGAAATCAGCATGGATGGCGCTAGCACTGCCTGAATCCAAACCCGTGTCGGCCATAGAAACGATCTGATTACGGCCGGTAAAGCCCTGAGCCCACGCCGCTTGGAACTTCATGACACGAGTTCCTGGTTCGTCGCCCGTTAAATCAGAATAGTCCCCGGCTGCCGTCGCATGGACATCTGCAGCTAAATCCTGATCCATCACGAAATGGAAAGACTCAATTTCTGGAGTTGGTTGCACGTGTTCGACTCCTGATAAAGCCGCAACCTGGGAAACAAGGCCACGCGGAAGCAAAGCCATCACAGAGTTTCCATCAACAACTTGAAGTTCTACTTGAGGACTTAAGGCCGTCATTTTTGCAGCAACAAACTCTGCATCTGATGCTTTAAATGTGGTTACAAGGACAGACTGAACAGCGTCTTTATTGAAAATGCTGGCAACATCAAAAGTGTTGCTGATCTTATAGGAAGCAGAATATCTAACCACAGCTTGAATTTCAGGATGAGAGTTTTTGAAACTCAAAAGCTTGGCATAAGTTCCACGCACCACCAAAGCGTCGTCTGGAAGGTAACCGAAAACTTCAAACTGCGATTTCATTTTGGCTTTATCAGCCTCTGTAATCGCTTTTTTGAATTGCACGATGTACTCAGTCGGCTGAACTTCCATCATCCAAGATGCTGCGTAGTTGTTCGAGATTTTTGTAGTGTCAACGGCACCACTGTTCAACTTCAAAACAGTTCCGGCACTAGCGGCGCTTGCAGCCATCGCTGCCATCACCGTGGTTGTTGTGATGCTTTTCACAAGACGATTCATCTGATACCCCCTCATAGGGAAAAATCACACCACGACCGAGGTCGAGTATCAAATGGAATATTTATGTCGCACTGAGTGAAAACTCTAAGACTTGCGCTTAGAGTTTGTGAGCCATAACGGCTAAAGACAGATTTCCCGCCATCTTTCCCTTGGAGTTCATGCCGAACTCCATTTCCTGGTTTTCGGGAGCGAAAATTTGCGCGCGTTCGGTGACTTTCGACTGCCCTTTCACACGCTTCGTAACAAGGACATCCATGTAAAGACCGTCTTTGTTTTTCACCTGAGACTTTTTGGCGAAGACTTCCACCAGAGTTTCGGTTTGTCCGTCATCAGAAAACTGACTGACGAAACTTTTTTTGCCGGACTTAGCCACCGTGTTTACAGAAATTGGTGACTGACCTTTGATGCCGACTCGCATACTGACTTTATAAGAAGAAGGAGCTGCCAAAGCTGATAAAGAAATGAAAGCTGATGCCGTAACTATGCTGAAAAATCTTTTTGTCATATGAACACATCCTTGTGATCTCTTTCAGGATGACTCAAAAAAAAAGTCTTCGCAACTTTATTTTTAAAAACTGTGATCGAGGCAAACACACTTCTTGCTTAAAAGCTGAGACAATAAAAACTGCGTTGTGAAGAAATCGGCGTTACGCAATTCCAGCAAGAGCCGCAGGCCCGTGCTCACGCAAAAGTTCTTCGCGTAATTTTTGATTCTCCAGATATGCTAATTTTGGATCTTTCTTCAACACCTCAAAGGCGGCTTCGCGGGCCTGCTGCAGGATGGCCATGTCACGAACAAGATTAGCCAGCTTAAACCCCGAAAGCCCTGATTGACGAGTCCCCATGAACTCTCCAGGCCCACGCATTTCCAAGTCAAATTCGGCGATTTTGAAGCCATCTGAGGTCTTTTCCATCATTTCTGTGCGTTGACGACCTTCTTCGGAAACTGCGTACCCCATAATCAAAATACAAAAGCTTTTGAACTCGCCCCGCCCCACACGCCCCCGCAACTGATGAAGCTGGGAAAGACCAAAACGTTCTGCATGTTCGATGATCATGATATTGGCATTTGGCACATCCACACCAACCTCGATGACGGTTGTTGAAACCAAGACCTGAATTTCCTGATTACGAAACTGTGTCATGACCTGATCTTTTTCATCCGGCTTCATCTTTCCATGCAGAAGCCCGAAGCGCACCTCGGGGAACTGGGTTTTCAGTTTTTCGTATTCAGACACCGCATCTTTAAGATCGATTTTTTCACTCTCCTCCACCAGAGGATAAACGATGTACGCTTGTCGCCCTTTTTTTAATTGGTCGAGCATAAATTGCAAAGCCTGGGGGCGCTTACTTTCGTAGGTTACACGGGTTTGAATGGGACTTCGCCCCGCTGGCATTTCGTCAATAATGGAAACATCCAAGTCTCCATACACTGTCATAGCTAAGGTGCGTGGGATAGGAGTGGCCGTCATCACCAGAAAATGCGGCGACTTGCCTTTGTTTTTTAAAATGCCTCTTTGTTCGACGCCGAAGCGATGTTGCTCGTCGATGATGACCAGCCCAAGGTTTGCAAACTGTACTTCGTCCTCGATCAAGGCGTGCGTGCCGATAATTAAGTCCACCTCGCCCGCTTGTAACGCCGCGAGCACCTGTTTTCTTTCAGAAGCTTTGGACTTTCCTACTAACAAGGCTAAACGCACCCCCAAAGGTTCAAGAGCCTTTCGAGCATTTTTATAATGCTGCTCTGCCAAGATTTCTGTCGGTGCCATCAAACAGGATTGAAAACCACTTTCCATGGCATAAAGTGCCGCCATAAAGCTGACCAGAGTTTTACCGCTCCCCACATCCCCTTGCACCATCCGATGCATAGGGTGAGTCTTTTCCATGTCGGCCTTGATCTCCGCAAAAACCCGCTTTTGCGCATTGGTCATGGCAAAGGGCAACGAAGCTTCCAAGTCTTTAAGTTTTTCCGCTTTATTTTTTATCTGAGGCGCGCCCTCTTTCTGAAAACCCGTTTTGCGTGAAGCAAGATAAAGCTCCAACCAAAAGAATTCGTCAAAAATAATTCTTCTTTGAGCTGCACTTTTAAACTCGGCATACTGCTGGGCTCGTGCCGGATCGGGAAAATGAATTTCTTTGATCGCATCCTGCCGCTTGATCAATTGATATTTTTCAAGAATCCATTTTGGCAAAGCCTCGTCCGGCCACTCACCCATTTGCGCAAAAGCGGCGCGCACGAGCTTCATGATTTTTGCCGTCGCCAGACCCTCGATCTCGGTGTAAAGAGGGATCAAGGCATCCTGAGTTTCTTCGTCGGGTTCGATGTCTTTGATGTCAGGATGATGAAACTCGATACGTCCGCGATACTCGATGACCTTTCCCACCACGCGCACTTCCGTGAAAGGTTTAAACCTTTCAAAATATCCTTTGTAAGGAACGCGGAAATATTTGCAATGAATTTGTCCCGATGAATCTCTGACCACCACATCGTACATTTTGCGGGTGGAACGTCCCATATTGATACTATGAACCGTTACAACTTGAGCCTTGATGCTGACGATGTCTCCTGGTTTGAGACTGGAAATGTTCCGAGCGGCCCTCTGATCCTCATAGGCTCGAGGATAGAACTCAAAAAGGTCCCCCAGAGTCTTTAATCCTTTGCGAGAGAAGAGATCTCCGAGCTTGGGTCCGACTCCTTTAAGGTACTGTATTTGTGTGTCTAGACGAAGGGCCATCGCCTTCGATTATTCAGGATTTTCTATCTAAGTCAATGTATCCATGGCAGAATTTTCATATGACGACGCCATCTTATTTTCGTATCCGCTTAAGCACCATCCGGCCTGATAAAGTGACCTCGTTCGACATCTACGTATTAGTGGATCAAAAGTACATTCTCTATCTTCGCGCAGGCGATCGCTTGTCTGACGGAAAGATTAAAAATCTGCACCGCAAAGACACCGGTGATTCTTTCTTCGTTCTTTTGGAAGACAAACAAAAATATCGCGACTGGGTTCGTGAAGAAATGAACTCCAGCCTGATTGATCCTTTTGAAAAAGCCGCCATTTTGCGTGAGTCCTCTGTTGCCTTGATGGAAGATCTTTTTGAAAATCCAGATGTCAACCGCGCCTTGGATGATTCACGTCCCATCATCAAAGACTTTATTGATCTGATGGAAAATGCCCCGGAAGCCATGGGCTTTATGATCTCTTTATCAGGGCATGATTTTTATACTTACAACCACTCTTTGGATGTCAGCATTTATTCACTCGGCCTGGGAAAAGCTCTGGGCTATGATGCTAAAACCTTGGAAGAGCTTGGCGTTGGCGCTCTTTTCCATGATATCGGCAAGCGCAATGTCAGCCTGGATATTCTTTGCAAGAAAGGCGGCCTGACCGACGCTGAGTGGGAGCAGATGAAAATGCACCCTCAATATGGATTGGTGATTTTAAATAATCATCCGAACATCAGCGATGCCGTGAAAGCCGCCTGCTTTGAACATCACGAATCTTGGTCTGGCAACGGTTATCCTCAACAAATCGCGGGCGAAGAAATTCATCCTTTTGCGCGCATTGTGGCGATCACCGACACATATGATGCCATGACCACCCAACGTTCTTACAACGTGCCGATGACTCCTTTGGATGCCGTGAGCATGATGAAGGAAAAACTGGCGGGTCGCTATGACCCCGACATGTTGAAAGCCATGTATTCAGTTCTCTTTAAAATCAAGGTCGCCTCATGAGTCTTTTCGCGAAGTCTTTGCTTCTGATTGCAGGCATTCCCCTTTTGTCTTTAGCCATTGAACCCACCAACCCTGAAGGTATTTGCGGTCGCTTTATCGGCGAAAAAGACATGGAGATATGTCGTCAACGCACGCAAAAAGAAGATATCGACTGGTACGCCCTGTCCGCCTGCAATTTGCAAAAAGAGGACTCTGCTTTTTGGAACTGCTGGGACCGCGTAAAAGGAAAAAGCTTTGACCCTCGATCCTTGACTGTTTGTACGGAGTCCGAGGATATGAGTGATGACTCAAGACAAGCGTGCATTAACGGCGCCTTGGCGAACAGAAAGCCGGCTTCTCAAGGTCACCACTCCCCCTTTCAAAAGATCGAGATTAAAAAACGAGGGCGATAGCCCGCTTGCTCTTTGGACATTCGGGAATTTATTTCCTGAGGCCCCCATAGAACCCCACAACCTCGACAAAGTTTGATAAAAATCCAGCCTTATGAAAAAGGCCGTTCTTATTATTATGAGTGCATTCATGGGTCTAAGTTTAACCGGCTGCAGTTATGCGCTGGAAGAGCTTGGTGTCTTTAAAACGGATGGATCAGGGATTCCCCGCGTGGGATCTTTTGAAGCCTTCCGCGATCAACCCATCTCTTTTGAAGTTGTGAAGTCCACCTCTTTGCGCACTTGTCAGGAATGCCATGCCAGTGGCAATCGCGCGATGGATACGGCCGACAAGGTCCTCGCGCAAAAAGATTCAATTCTCGCAGCTGTTCATAAAGAAAGTATGCCTCCTCGTTCAGCGGGTTATAAACCTTTAGATGCCTGTGAAAAGCAGATTCTGGAAACCTGGGTGGATGATCAAATGCACGAGCGTACAGAGGTGCAAAAAGTGAAAGATCTTGCCACTTGCGCCAACGCTCAGGCGCCGCGGGAAAAACCACCGACAGATTTCAAAACCCTGGAGCTAAGCTTTGAAAACCTGAAGACCGAAATCTTTAACGCCAAATGCTTGGTCTGCCATTCAAAGGAAACTGCCAGACGCACCGTCTTGGATGATCTGGACCTGATCAAAGCCAAAGGCTTAATTAAAGAAAGTGCCACAGAAAGTATTCTTTATCAGATCGTGGTTCCGGGAATGTACAAACGGTTTATGCCGCCACAAAATGGCAAAACAAGTATCAAGCCTTTGACTGCCGAAGAAACCGACTACTTAAAACGCTGGATTGAAGCCGGCGCTCTCTAGACTGTCGAAGTTTTTGACAGATTAAATTTTTTTCCTAAAGACCGGCAACAGGGCGAAGCCTCGCTCTGTTTTTGGTATATTCCGACCTATGAAATCGATGCTCTTTTTTTTGATTTTCACAGCTTTTTTGCCCTTACTTTCCTTCGCCAAGAATCCCGCGTGCCTGGATAAAAAAGAGCGCATGGATTTCAACGAAAGCCGTCTTTTGGTTTACCGGGATGAAATGGAAAAGAAGTTCACGGCCCGCGCCTTTATTCAGGGTCTGATCGTCGGCGTTATGGAGGATCGCCAAAAACACGTTCATTTCGAAGTCGATTTGGACGAGAATTTCGCAACCACTGATGATCGCATCGAAGTGATCTACAATACCAAGTTCGGTCCCCTGCCTGACTTCAGCGCGGGTGATGTTCTGGTGGCTTGTGGGGATTTTGTAGTGGACCCGTACTCTCCTTTTAAAGCGGTGGTGCACTGGCTGCACATGAGCCCCAATTTGAAAACCCACGAGCACGGCTACCTTTCCATCAATGGTGTCGTCACCGGCTTGATCAACCCGAAGGCGGAGAAACCATGAGACTCTTCCTGTTGTTACCCTTATTTCTTCTGGCTTGTGGACCGCAACCTTCGCAACAGGTGGTTGCTGGCCTGTCAGATTCTCACGGGGTTATTTATGGCGAAGACACACGTCGCGAAGTGATTTCCTCAGGAGATGTCGCTCAGATCGCGCAAGCCACGGCTATGCTCATTCAAAAATTCAATCTAACAAAACAGGACAACGCATGGACACCACGTCTTTCGACTCTGGGAAAAAGCTGGCCACTTTGTGAAGACGAAAAATTCCTAGATCAGCCATTGTTAGGATTTTGCAGCGGAGTTCTGATTGCACCCGATCAAGTTCTGACCGCCGCACATTGCGTGGATAAGAAGGACAGCTGTTCAGATACGAAATTTGTTTTTAACTGGACGGCGAATAAATCCTTACAGCCCTTCAAAAACGAGGACGTGTTTCATTGCCAAAACATTGTGAAAATAGAGCACAGTCTTTCTCGGGGAACAGACTACGCCATTATTCAACTGGATCGTCCTGTTCCAAACACCAAACCTGTCCAGTTCGCAAAGCACTCTTTAGCAAAAGGCGAGAAGGTTCTAAGTCTTTCTTATCCCCTGGGTCTGCCAATGAAACAGGATGTCGGTGTGGTCAGTGATAACTCTGTAGAAAAGCAAACTTTCAAAGTCGAAGTGGACACTTTTGCGGGAAGTTCGGGATCTCCCCTTTTTGATCGCCAAGGTTTTCTTGTGGGCATCTTAAGTCGAGGTCAGGAAGACTTTCTGGAAGACGAGATTTATCGAGTGCGCACCAAAGGCGGCTGCATTCGCTTCAATCGTTGCGCCAGCGGGTCTTGTTTCGGTGGCGAAACGTTTCTGAAATCTTCGGCTATTGACCTTTAGCACATTATGCAGTCCTTCTTGGTCAGTATTTCCCTGTTCATCCTAGAATAGAGGCATGAATAAAAAAAGACTGCCTTGGTGGACATGGGTATTTCCCTTTGCCGTCCTTGCTTTAGGAACATGGGCAAGTCTTCCCTTTACGTCTATTCAAGGCATCTATTGGATTTATTTTCCGATCAATCTGGCTATACCGATGATTTTGTGGTGGGGTCCCCGAGTCCTGATTGCCGTTTTTTTAAATGGTCTTTTAGCAGCTCCTCTTTTGGATTTACCACGGCCCGTCCTTTATCCTTTGTACGCTGTTCCGGAAACACTGGAAGTTTTCATGGCGTGGATGCTTTTAAAAGAGCGCTTCAAAACATTTTCGACCTGGAAACCCAGTCCCAAAAACATCACCCTGTATTCGGTCTATGGAATTTTGATTCCTTCCGTTGTGGCCTCGGCCTTGATTCAAGCCATCTTCGTTTTCACCAAGTTCAGTTCCGCTGAAGCATTTCTTTGGAACACTTTAGTCACGGCAATTGGCGATATGACAGGCGCAGTACTGCTCACCTTGCCCGCAATTATTTTGGCAACGCCGTTTTTGTATCGACGGGGACTTTCCCTCTTTCCGATCGACAGCCATCCGCCTTTACGTCTGTCCTATTTGACAAAAAAAGAACGTCTTGTCTGGCTTGCGGGACTTACTGGCTCTGTTTTTTTAGGCCTGTCTATGCCGTTTACTCAGACCTGGTACGTGTTTGGTATCACGCTGCTATTATCTGCCGCCTGGTATGGAATTTACGCCGCTTTGCTGATGAATACTTTGGTCACGATGCTGGCCGTTCCGCTGCCAAAAATTCTGGGGCTGCCGTGGGCAAATGATCCATTTCTTTTGCAGACTCCTGCAACACTTTTGACTCTGTGCTACTGCTCATTACTGACAGGCTCGGCCATTACAACTTTAACCGATAAGCTTGTCAAATTGCGTGAAACCGAAAGTGAGTTGAAAGCCGCGCGAGATCAGGCCGAAGATGCGTCACAAGCCAAATCCGAATTTTTGGCGCGCATGAGCCACGAGATTCGCACGCCCCTAAATTCGGTTCTAGGAATGCTGGAGCTTTTAAAAGAAACCCAACTTTCCAAAGACCAGGCCAGATATTTGACCTTATTCAGTCACGCTGGTGAAAACCTGAAAGCCTTGATCAATGACCTTTTGGATTTCTCAAAGATCGAGGCCAAAGCTTTGAGTGTCGAAAATGTCAGTTATAATCTTCATGCCACCGTCCGTAGCGTTTTTGAGATTCTGCAAATCAAGGCCGAAGAAAAAGGTCTCCATTTTGAATTGCAGTTTGATGACAATGTTCCCCTGCAACAGTGGGGTGACCCAACGCGCTTACGCCAGGTTCTTTTTAATCTGATCGGAAATGCGCTGAAGTTCACCTCGGAAGGTACTGTCAAAGTTACAGTGAAGATCGTCAATGAAACCGGCGAAAAAATATCGCTTGAAGTACAAGACACCGGCATCGGCATCCCCCGGGAAAAACAGGCAAAACTATTTTCTCCATTCTTTCAGGCCGACGTGGGAATTTCCCGAAAATACGGTGGTACAGGCTTGGGGCTTGTGATTTCTAAAAATCTTGTAGAAATCATGGGAGGCACCTTAGAAATGAAGAGCCTGGCCGGGCGCGGAACCACCTTTCGAATTCTTCTGCCCCACCGTCCCGACACCACGACACATCTTGAAAAGAAGCCCTCGCCTTCGGCGGCCTGGAACACGCGATTTCCGAATAAGCGCTTCAATATACTTTTGGTTGACGACTCCGAAGACAATCGCGTGCTGATCATTCACTATCTAAAGAACCTCCCCTTCGACTGCGACGAAGCCGTCAATGGCCAAGAAGCCGTGGAAAAGTTTAAACAAAAACGCTATGACTTGATCTTTATGGATATGCAAATGCCGATCATGACCGGTTACAAGGCCACGGAAACCATTCGTCATTGGGAATCCGAGAGGAAATGGTCTCACACCCCGATTATCGCTTTGACGGCAACCGCGGTCGTGGAAGATTTGAAACGCACGCTGGCTTCGGGATGCGATGCCTATGTGGTGAAGCCAGTAAAAAAAGCCGAGATCGTGCAAATCCTGGCTCAGAGTTTAACGACAAAGTCTCCCTTTAAAGAAGACTTCAGTGAGCCACCGGCCCCCACGATGTGAGATTCAATAAGCCCGCGCACTTTCCCCGACGACTGCAGAACTTTATAAAACTCCTCTTCCGCTTCGGGTGAAGGGAATTTACAAATAACTTCAAAATCAGTCTCTACAGGACGGAAATATTGGATTTCACCTTTTGCGATAACAATGTTTTCTGTTGGAATGTTTCGTTCCTTTAACCCCGCCAAGACCAAAGCGTAGGCAGCTAACACCGCCACCGCATACTGACTGCCACCAAAGGCCGTTCCTTTATGGTTTTTGTTCTTTGCCAAGGCCACTTTAAAGTGCACCTCGTGAGAGCGAAAAGTGATAAATTCAATTCCGAGGTGCTCGTAAAGAGTGATCTTATCTTTAAGAATATGAATGAGTTCTTGGGAGTCTACTTCCACTGCTCATAACCTCCGGCAAAGTTCGCTGTCTTTTTATAGCCCAGATACTGAAGAGCATAAGTCACCGCACCTGAACGAACACCGTGGTTGCTCAGAACTAAAATACGCGTGTCTTTACTGATATTCTGCTCTGAAAGAACTCGTTCTGCTTTTTTTGCTGGAAGTCCCTTGTCATCGAAAAACTCGGTCCAATGCACGTTGAGCACGGGGGTTTTGATTTCTTGATCCTGGCCAAGATTGCGCAAAGCAAACTCCTGACTAGACCGCACATCAAGAATCACCAAGGCATTTCCACCAGAAAGAGCCTGATTTTTGAAAGTTTTAAAATCCACCGCCAATTGCTCTTGCACCTGCGGCTTCCAATACGGTTTGTTCTGCACCGGTGGTACTTCCCGCGTCGTATTCATTTCTCGATAAGAAGTGTGCAAAACCGTGTAGACTTCTTTCACACCCAGTACTTTCAACGTCCACGCGATACGGCCCTCTTCGCCCATTCCTTGAGTCCCTTTACCTAAGACCAAGACTTTGGTGTCAGGATCAACTCCGATCAGTGAAAGGCGACGGGCCAACGCAAAAAGATCGCCCTGAAGAAGACCGCGAGATTTGGGACTTTGC encodes:
- a CDS encoding YiiD C-terminal domain-containing protein, giving the protein MEVDSQELIHILKDKITLYEHLGIEFITFRSHEVHFKVALAKNKNHKGTAFGGSQYAVAVLAAYALVLAGLKERNIPTENIVIAKGEIQYFRPVETDFEVICKFPSPEAEEEFYKVLQSSGKVRGLIESHIVGAGGSLKSSLKGDFVVKL
- a CDS encoding rhodanese-like domain-containing protein, whose translation is MKNIFLLFAAVILFGGCQQKPTKVVSEEPVVGETLTAEKLIKGNPVLLDARPPFEFNLMHVPGAINVRWEDFSSQSPKSRGLLQGDLFALARRLSLIGVDPDTKVLVLGKGTQGMGEEGRIAWTLKVLGVKEVYTVLHTSYREMNTTREVPPVQNKPYWKPQVQEQLAVDFKTFKNQALSGGNALVILDVRSSQEFALRNLGQDQEIKTPVLNVHWTEFFDDKGLPAKKAERVLSEQNISKDTRILVLSNHGVRSGAVTYALQYLGYKKTANFAGGYEQWK
- a CDS encoding ATP-binding protein; this encodes MNKKRLPWWTWVFPFAVLALGTWASLPFTSIQGIYWIYFPINLAIPMILWWGPRVLIAVFLNGLLAAPLLDLPRPVLYPLYAVPETLEVFMAWMLLKERFKTFSTWKPSPKNITLYSVYGILIPSVVASALIQAIFVFTKFSSAEAFLWNTLVTAIGDMTGAVLLTLPAIILATPFLYRRGLSLFPIDSHPPLRLSYLTKKERLVWLAGLTGSVFLGLSMPFTQTWYVFGITLLLSAAWYGIYAALLMNTLVTMLAVPLPKILGLPWANDPFLLQTPATLLTLCYCSLLTGSAITTLTDKLVKLRETESELKAARDQAEDASQAKSEFLARMSHEIRTPLNSVLGMLELLKETQLSKDQARYLTLFSHAGENLKALINDLLDFSKIEAKALSVENVSYNLHATVRSVFEILQIKAEEKGLHFELQFDDNVPLQQWGDPTRLRQVLFNLIGNALKFTSEGTVKVTVKIVNETGEKISLEVQDTGIGIPREKQAKLFSPFFQADVGISRKYGGTGLGLVISKNLVEIMGGTLEMKSLAGRGTTFRILLPHRPDTTTHLEKKPSPSAAWNTRFPNKRFNILLVDDSEDNRVLIIHYLKNLPFDCDEAVNGQEAVEKFKQKRYDLIFMDMQMPIMTGYKATETIRHWESERKWSHTPIIALTATAVVEDLKRTLASGCDAYVVKPVKKAEIVQILAQSLTTKSPFKEDFSEPPAPTM